Proteins from one Ficedula albicollis isolate OC2 chromosome 3, FicAlb1.5, whole genome shotgun sequence genomic window:
- the LOC101806037 gene encoding cytochrome b5 reductase 4 isoform X2, protein MAAKPIAAPKEISSTVSEDMKQLNGVLPEKKVLASSAKDLSPSYDWFQTDSLITVVIYTKQKDMNAELVIVDCQDKQLRGEIIIDDHSYLVEVDLDHAVSEDVAVNIAEKVGKVEIILNKKDNIHWKMLGQPREGHNTFIKRTDRGLFYRKCKLVSKTEVTHDTKLFCLMLPKGTHLCVPTGQHVYLKQIIAGTEVVKPYTPVLPFLPLDFQEPPRHGGVHIYLMIKIYSHGLFTQALDHLQIGDYISVSNPEGNFKKSQVQTSEDLLLLAGGTGFTPMVKLLNFALTEVSCVRTVKLIFFNKTEDDILWRSQLEQLALKDERFEVQFILSQPSKDWVGKQGKISSSLLSEFVKRSRRDSKVLICICGPTPFTEQGVQYLKDLGYSQEEIHAFTA, encoded by the exons ATGGCTGCCAAGCCTATTGCTGCTCCAAAAG AGATTTCTTCTACTGTGTCTGAAGATATGAAACAGCTTAATG GTGTGCTTCCTGAGAAGAAAGTACTGGCTTCTTCTGCTAAAGATTTAAGTCCGAG ttaTGACTGGTTCCAAACAGATAGTTTGATCACAGTTGTCATATACACTAAACAGAAG GACATGAATGCAGAGTTGGTGATAGTTGACTGTCAAGACAAGCAGTTAAGGGGAGAGATCATCATCGATGACCACTCATATCTTGTAGAAGTTG atttggATCATGCAGTTTCCGAAGATGTGGCTG taAATATTGCTGAAAAAGTAGGGAAAGTAGAGATTATCTTAAATAAAAAGGATAACATTCACTGGAAAATGCTGGGACAGCCTCGGGAGGGTCATAATACATTTATCAAACGCACAGACAGAG GACTGTTCTACAGAAAATGCAAGTTGGTTTCTAAGACAGAAGTTACCCATGACACCAAACTCTTCTGCCTAATGTTGCCTAAGGGCACACATCTCTGTGTTCCCACTGGACAACATGTTTACCTCAAACAAATTATTGCAG GGACAGAGGTAGTAAAACCATACACACCTGTGTTGCCTTTTTTGCCACTGGATTTCCAAGAACCACCTCGCCATGGTGGTGTGCATATATATTTAATGATTAAAATTTATTCCCACGGACTGTTCACACAGGCACTTGACCACCTACAAATTG gagaCTATATTTCTGTCAGCAATCCTGAAGGCAACTTCAAGAAGTCGCAAGTTCAAACTTCAGAAGATCTCCTTTTATTGGCAGGAGGCACAGGTTTTACACCAATGGTTAAGCTGCTGAATTTTGCTCTGACTGAAGTTAGCTGTGTCAG GACAGTGAAGCTGATCTTCTTCAACAAAACCGAGGATGACATACTGTGGAGAAGCCAACTAGAGCAATTAGCTCTTAAAGATGAAAG GTTTGAGGTTCAGTTCATTCTTTCACAACCATCAAAAGACTGGGTAGGTAAACAGGGGAAGATTTCTTCATCTCTTCTGTCGGAGTTtgtgaaaagaagcagaagagacTCCAAAGTGCTTATCTGCATCTGTGGTCCAACACCTTTTACAGAACAAGGAGTACA ATATCTGAAGGATCTTGGATACTCCCAAGAAGAGATCCACGCTTTTACTGCATAA
- the LOC101806037 gene encoding cytochrome b5 reductase 4 isoform X3 codes for MDWIRLTKSGKDLTGLRGRLIEVTEDELSKHNKKEDCWICIRGFVYNVTPYMEYHPGGEDELMKAAGTDGTDLFDQVHRWVNYESMLKECLVGRMAAKPIAAPKEISSTVSEDMKQLNGVLPEKKVLASSAKDLSPSYDWFQTDSLITVVIYTKQKDMNAELVIVDCQDKQLRGEIIIDDHSYLVEVDLDHAVSEDVAVNIAEKVGKVEIILNKKDNIHWKMLGQPREGHNTFIKRTDRGLFYRKCKLVSKTEVTHDTKLFCLMLPKGTHLCVPTGQHVYLKQIIAGTEVVKPYTPVLPFLPLDFQEPPRHGGVHIYLMIKIYSHGLFTQALDHLQIGDYISVSNPEGNFKKSQVQTSEDLLLLAGGTGFTPMVKLLNFALTEVSCVRTVKLIFFNKTEDDILWRSQLEQLALKDERFEVQFILSQPSKDWVGKQGKISSSLLSEFVKRSRRDSKVLICICGPTPFTEQGVQYLKDLGYSQEEIHAFTA; via the exons GGTTTGTATATAATGTCACACCGTACATGGAATACCATCCAGGTGGTGAGGATGAACtaatgaaagcagcaggaactgATGGTACAGATCTCTTTGATCAG GTTCATCGTTGGGTCAATTATGAATCAATGCTGAAGGAATGTCTTGTTGGGAGAATGGCTGCCAAGCCTATTGCTGCTCCAAAAG AGATTTCTTCTACTGTGTCTGAAGATATGAAACAGCTTAATG GTGTGCTTCCTGAGAAGAAAGTACTGGCTTCTTCTGCTAAAGATTTAAGTCCGAG ttaTGACTGGTTCCAAACAGATAGTTTGATCACAGTTGTCATATACACTAAACAGAAG GACATGAATGCAGAGTTGGTGATAGTTGACTGTCAAGACAAGCAGTTAAGGGGAGAGATCATCATCGATGACCACTCATATCTTGTAGAAGTTG atttggATCATGCAGTTTCCGAAGATGTGGCTG taAATATTGCTGAAAAAGTAGGGAAAGTAGAGATTATCTTAAATAAAAAGGATAACATTCACTGGAAAATGCTGGGACAGCCTCGGGAGGGTCATAATACATTTATCAAACGCACAGACAGAG GACTGTTCTACAGAAAATGCAAGTTGGTTTCTAAGACAGAAGTTACCCATGACACCAAACTCTTCTGCCTAATGTTGCCTAAGGGCACACATCTCTGTGTTCCCACTGGACAACATGTTTACCTCAAACAAATTATTGCAG GGACAGAGGTAGTAAAACCATACACACCTGTGTTGCCTTTTTTGCCACTGGATTTCCAAGAACCACCTCGCCATGGTGGTGTGCATATATATTTAATGATTAAAATTTATTCCCACGGACTGTTCACACAGGCACTTGACCACCTACAAATTG gagaCTATATTTCTGTCAGCAATCCTGAAGGCAACTTCAAGAAGTCGCAAGTTCAAACTTCAGAAGATCTCCTTTTATTGGCAGGAGGCACAGGTTTTACACCAATGGTTAAGCTGCTGAATTTTGCTCTGACTGAAGTTAGCTGTGTCAG GACAGTGAAGCTGATCTTCTTCAACAAAACCGAGGATGACATACTGTGGAGAAGCCAACTAGAGCAATTAGCTCTTAAAGATGAAAG GTTTGAGGTTCAGTTCATTCTTTCACAACCATCAAAAGACTGGGTAGGTAAACAGGGGAAGATTTCTTCATCTCTTCTGTCGGAGTTtgtgaaaagaagcagaagagacTCCAAAGTGCTTATCTGCATCTGTGGTCCAACACCTTTTACAGAACAAGGAGTACA ATATCTGAAGGATCTTGGATACTCCCAAGAAGAGATCCACGCTTTTACTGCATAA